GTCAACCAGCCAATCAAGGCGCCGATCACAGGCCCGGACATGAAGAGTGCTATCTCCACTGGAACCACCTAACTTCAATCGACTTTGGTTTTCAGTATACCACGCCCGTCGGTGTATCCGATAGTCTGCCCGCCGTCAGCGTTTCCAGTCATGGTGAGTCTAGGCTAGTGTTAGGAATAGTGTCCTAATTTTAGACGATATCCATGAACTTTAACAAATTGCCCGTTGAAAACCGGTAACCATTCCCTTATAATGTACGAAAACCATAGAGAGGATGTGGGGTAAGGTTATGGCAGAGACATTCCCGGAGCTGGATGAGCTGGACTTCGCAATTATTAGGTTTCTGGAGACCGATGGTCGCATGCCTTACACCACTATCGCATCTGAGTTGAACGTTGCGGAAAGCACCGTTCGCAAGAGGATCACTCGGTTGATTGACTCCAAGGTGTTGGAAATAGTTGCCATTCCCGATCCAGTGAAGGTGGGACTAGGTACCGTAGCCCTCATCGGTGTCAAGATAGAGGGTGACGATCTGCAGACCGCCGTTGAGATTCTCCAGGAGAAAGAGATGGTACGCTTTATTGGAGTCACCACCGGGACCTTCGATCTAATGATTGGGGTGACGATGGACTCCAATGAGAGGTTGTTTGATTTTGTCACCCATACGCTGCGCAAGATTCCCGGTGTGGTGGGATCCCAGACCAGTCTGATTCTGAAGGTCTTTAAGCAACGAGTCTGAGAGGGAAAGAAAAAAACATGAGATGGAGGGGTAGACATGAGAAAAGTTCAGATTGTAGCATTGGTCCTAGCGGTGGTCGCAAGCTTTATACCTGGTGTGTGGGCCCAAGAGTCCTTTCGCATTGGCATTGCTCAGATCACCGAGCATCCCGCTTTGGATGCCGCCCGGGCAGGCTTTATCGATGGCATGGAAGAACTGGGTTATGTTGCAGGCGAAAACGTCCAGTATGATCTTTACAGTGCTCAGGGCGATATGAGTATAGCTCAGACCATTGCCCAGAAACTAGTGATCGATGATGTTGATCTGATCTTGGCTATTGCTACTCCAATGGCACAAACCGTGGCCAATGCTACTGACTCCATTCCCATCCTATTTACGGCGGTTACCGATCCCGTTGTCGCCGGACTCGTTGATAGTATCGAGGAGCCGGGAGGCAATGTGACCGGAACCTCGGATTTGACCCCGGTAGCGGAACAGCTGGACTTATTGGCGAAGCTAGTACCAAAGGCCAAGCGGTTGGGAATTGTGTACAATCCCGGTGAGGCAAATTCCGTTGTTCAGGTAGACATCGCCAAGGCTAAGGCAAAGGAGCTAGGACTTACTGTCGTGGAGGCAACGGCCAATAACAGCGGAGCGGTTTTCCAGGCGGCACAGTCCTTGATCGGGCGGGTGGATGCCATCTACGTCCCCACGGATAATACTGTAGCCTCAGCGATGGAATCCCTGGCTGTCGTAGCCAAACACTCCAAGATACCGGTGGTGGCTGGTGAGAACGATATGGCCCGCAGGGGTGGATTGGCCACTTTGAGTATTGACTACTACGAATTGGGGCTACAGACGGCCAAGATGGCGGCGAAGATATTGCAGGGGCAGCCACCTCACTCACTGCCGGTAGAATACACTGAGTCGGAGTCCCTATTGATCAATTTGGAAATGGCTCGTGAGATTGGCTTTACCTTTCCTCAGGAGATAATGGATGCAGCCGATGAAATCATTGAATAACTAGAGCCAAAGGAAAGGTATGAGTTTCATGGGATTAGCACTTTTAGGTACGCTGGAACAGGGATTAGTATATGGGCTAATGAGCCTAGGTGTATATATTACCTTTCGCATCCTGGATTTTCCCGACTTAACCGTTGACGGTAGTTTTCCCTTGGGAGCGGCAGTGGCGGCTGCCGGGCTGGTGGGGGGATTGCACCCTGCACTGGCTCTAGGCTTGGCGGCGCTGGCCGGTGCCGGCGCCGGTGCCGTCACGGGAGTGTTGCACACAAGACTTAGGATCTCAGGGCTCTTGTCCGGTATTTTGACGATGACAGCCCTGTATTCCATTAACCTGCGGGTGATGGGTGGCCGGCCCAACGTACCTTTGTTGCGGGTAGTCAACCTTTTTGACCTAGTGGTTGATTGGGGCATCGATCGCCGGTGGGCCGCGGTATTAGTATTTTTTGTTTTCTGCCTCATTGGCAAGCTGGCCTTGGATTGGTTCTTGCATTCCCAAGTGGGATTGGCGATGCGAGCCACCGGGGATAATGAACAGATGTTGCGAAGCCTCGGTGGCAGCACCGATACGATGAAGCTGTTGGGCTTGACTTTGGCCAATGGGTTTGTTGGTCTGTCCGGTGGATTGGTGGCCGCCTATCAGGGATTTGCCGATGTTAACCTAGGCCAGGGGATGATTGTTTCCGGTCTGGCTTCGGTGATTATCGGTGAAGTCTTAATCCGACCGCAGACGGTGTATGCGGCTACCTTAGGTGCTGTGATTGGCTCCATTGTCTATCGCCTGGTAATTTTTATCGCCCTACGGGTGGGGTTAGCCCCTACAGACCTGAAATTGGTTACTGCCCTCTTAGTGGTAGTAGCTTTGTCTGGAAGTAACCTACGGGACATCTTGTCCAAGACCAAATTGGCTAGGATGGCAGAGGGGAGTGCAGGAAATGCTGAAGGTTAAGGGGTTGGTGAAGCGGTTTAATCGTGGCGCCTCGGAAATCGCAGCTCTCAATGGAGTCAACCTGCACCTGAAGCCTGGAGAGTTTGTCACCGTTATTGGCAGTAACGGGGCAGGCAAGTCAACCCTGCTTAATGCTATTGCCGGTGTTTACCCAGTGGATTGTGGGCACATTATACTCGACGATGAGGAGATTACCCATCGTCCAGAGCATCGGCGGGCCTGTTACTTGGGTCGGGTCTTCCAGGACCCGGCTGCAGGAACTGCCGCCAACATGACCATCGAAGAGAACTTGTCCCTGGCCATCACCAAGGGCACTCAACGGGGATTGCGGCGGGGTCTGCATCAGCGGCAGCGAAAGTTATTCCAGGAGAAGCTGCGGGTCTTGGACCTGGGTCTGGAGAACCGCTTAAATGATAAGGTGGGATTGCTGTCGGGGGGACAGCGGCAAGCATTAAGTTTGTTGATGGCTGTCCTAGTTAAGCCTAAGCTCCTACTCTTAGACGAGCATACGGCAGCCTTGGATCCCAAAACGGCTACTCACATCTTGAAGCTCACCGAGGAATTGATCAAGCAATCCAATCTCACTGCACTGATGGTGACCCACAATCTGGAGCAGGCGCTGCGGGTGGGCAGTCGGACCATCATGATGCATGAGGGACAGATTATCCTCGACATCTCCGGTCCCAAGCGCACGGTGATGAAGGTTCCCGACCTATTGGAGCAGTTTAACAAGGTGCGAGGGACAGATTTCGTTGACGATAGAGCTCTGTTGGCCTAAAGACCAGGTAGATGGATTTTTGACCTAGCGCCCTTGACTATTGGCGACAAGGCCTCGTATAATAAAAGTCAGTATAATCGAATCATCGCTGAAAGCGTTGATGGGGAAGAGTACAAAGTCCCACCGGCTGTCAGAGAGGGAAGTGCCAGCGGCTGAAAGCCTTCCTAGCCCGGAGATTTTGGAAAACCACCCCGGAGTGGCTGTTGAAAGGGTCCAGTTCCCAAGTAGACAGCACCGGCTAGACCCCGTTATCGGTCCTGTGAGTGGATTAGGGTGAGGTTGTCAACAACCTCCTTCTAGTCAATTAGGGTGGAACCGCGAACCTTTTCGTCCCTGGGGATGAAAGGGTTCTTTTGTTTTTGAACACTGAAGGTTACCTATTGGAGGTGTAGAGGATGAACCAAGTCGAGAAGATTGCTGCAGTATTGCCCGACGGCACCCAGATGGACTTGGAACCAGGGCAATCGGTGTTGGACTTGGCCAAGAAGATTAGTCCTCGGTTGGCAAAGGCTGCCGTTGCCGGCAGGATTAACGGTGAGCTAGTGGACCTTTCCCGCCCCGTGAAGGATGGAGATCAGGTTGAGATAATTACACAAGACTCGGATGAAGGCCTCAACATTTTGCGCCACAGCACCGCCCACGTAATGGCGCAAGCAGTGAAACGGTTATATCCCGAGGCGAAGTTGGCCATTGGACCGGCCATTGATAATGGATTTTACTATGATTTCGAGGTAGATCAGCCCTTCTCTCCCGAGGATCTGGGTAAGATTGAAGCTGAAATGAACAAGATCATCAAGGAGGATCTAGCCTTTTCCCGGCGAGAGGTTCCCAAGGATGAAGCCCTTGCCCAGTGGCAGGAGGCCGGTGAGCGGTTTAAGGTGGAACTGGTGGAGGACCTTGAAGATGGTTCCATCAGTATCTACAGCCAGGGAGAGTTTACCGACCTTTGCCTTGGTCCCCATGTGCCATCCACGGGCTGCATAAAGGCCTTCAAATTGCTCAACGTTGCTGGGGCCTATTGGCGAGGAGATTCCAGTCACCCGATGCTCCAGCGGATCTACGGCACCGCCTTCTGGAAAAAAAGTGAGCTGGAAGAGCATCTGCGGCGCTTGGAAGAGGCTGCCAAGAGGGACCATCGCAGGTTAGGGCGGGAGTTGGATTTGTTCAGCATGCACGACGTGGGCCCAGGATTCCCTTTCCTCCATCCCAAGGGAATGGCGTTGTGGAGGGCTCTAGAGGACTTTTGGCGGCGGGAACATGCCAAGGCCGGTTACGTGGAAATCAAGACTCCCATCATTCTGAACGAGAAGTTGTGGCGCCAATCTGGCCATTGGGATCATTATCGGGAGAACATGTACTTCACCGAAATCGACGACCAGGAATTTGCCATCAAACCGATGAACTGCCCGGGGGCAATGTTGTGGTACAAAACTAAGGCCCACAGCTATCGGGATTTCCCCCTTCGGGTGGCGGAGATGGGGCTGGTCCATCGCCATGAATTGTCCGGCACCTTACATGGGATGATGCGGGTTCGCTGCTTCCATCAAGACGATGCCCATATCTTCATGCTCCCAGAGCAAATTCAAAGCGAAGTATCTGGGGTAATCGATTTGATCGATCGGTTCTACCAGGTCTTTGGCTTTAATTATAGCGTGGAGTTGAGCACCAAACCGGAAAATGCCATGGGCTCCGATGAAATCTGGGAACTGGCCACCGACTCCCTCCGAAAGGCTTTGGAGGCCAGGGGAATGGAGTATTCCATCAATGAAGGTGATGGAGCCTTCTACGGACCGAAGATTGACTTCCACCTGGAGGATTCCCTGGGTCGGACCTGGCAGTGTGCCACTATTCAGTTGGATTTTCAGATGCCGGAACGCTTTGACCTCACCTATGTGGGCAGCGACGGTCAAGAACATCGGCCGGTAATGGTCCACCGAGTGGTTTTTGGAGCCGTTGAACGATTTGTCGGTATGTTAATTGAGCATTTTGCCGGTGCCTTCCCGGTATGGCTCAGTCCCGTTCAGGTGAAAATAATCCCTGTGGGCGACGATTTTGTTGATTATGCAAAAGGCGTGGCCGATAAACTGATAGATGCCGGCCTTCGGGTTGAAGTCGATGAACGCAACGAAAAGGTTGGCTACAAGATTCGCGCCGCACAATTGGAGAAGGTTCCCTATATGCTGGTGGTAGGAGAAAGGGAGATGAATTCCGAAACCGTTTCCGTGCGGGATCGAAGCAAGGGAGACCTTGGTGCCATTGGAGTTTCGGAGTTCCTCGACCGCATCACTCAGGAAATCGCCGATAAGAGCATGTAGGAGCCTTCGATGATCTCCAGCGTTAGTGTTGACGATAGGAGAAGCTTGTGGTAAGATAAGTTGTGTTCTTAAAGAATATGGAAATGGCTGTACAAGCAGAGACTACCCGTTTCTCACCTTATGGCGCTAAGGCTGCTGATAAGGTTCTAGCCTCAGAAACCAGAATGCTGCTGTAACTTTGAGCAGGATTGTTGTGTCTGTGCTGGAGCGGGTGGATATTGCCCGCTCCATTTCTGTGTTTGTCTTGCTGTTGTGCTCGATGGGTCGGAAGCGGCCTTTGGGTATAAATCACCGGAGGTGATACGGTATTAGTAAGGAGTTGCGGGTTAACAACCAGATTCGGGCTCGAGAGGTTCGGGTGATTGGAGCCGATGGACAACAACTGGGCATCATGGCTCCTCGGGATGCTCTCAGATTGGCTGCGGAAAGCGGAGTCGACTTGGTAGAGGTTGCTCCTAACGCCAAGCCGCCTGTGTGCAGGATTATGGATTACGGTAAGTATAAATACGAGCAAGCTAAGAAGGAAAGGGAAGCTCGTAAGAAACAGCGAGTCATCACCGTGAAGGAAGTACGGATGACTCCCAAAACCGATGAACATGATTTTCAGGTAAAAGCTCGTAATGCCGAGAAGTTCCTGAAAAATGGAGATAAGGTCAAGGTAACGGTCAGATTTCGCGGCAGGGAAATTGTCCATGCCTCTTTGGCTAAGGAACAGTTGGAGAGAATGGCGGAACTAGTCAAGGAAGTTGCTGTCATCGAAAGGGCTCCAAAACTTGAGGGCCGCAATATGATCATGATCTTGGCACCCAAGCAGAACTAGTCATAGGGGGTTGTTGATATGGCAAAGATGAAAACCCACAAGGGTGCAGCTAAGCGGCTGGGACGCACCGGTACAGGTAAGTTGAAGAAGAATCCCAGTGCCAACCGTAGCCATCTGCTGGGCCACAAGAGTCCTAAGCGCAAGCGGCAGTTACGTAAGGCCGAGTTGGTTCATCAAGGTGAGGCCAAGCGGCTGAAGCGGGCATTACCATACTGGTAAATTTTCATGTGGTTCAGGGGGTTGAAGAATAATGGCCAGAGTTAAGGGCGGAACTGTAACAAGAAGACGTCATAAGAAGATATTGAAGTTGGCTAAGGGATATTATGGGCGAAAGAGCAAGATCTTCCGACCGGCCAATCAGCAGGTGATGAAGTCCCTGCAGTATGCCTATGATCATCGGCGCAGGAAGAAGCGTGATTTCCGCAAGCTGTGGATCGCCCGAATCAACGCGGCTAGCCGGATGAATGGCTTGTCCTACAGTCGCTTCATCAGTGGCCTGAAACAGGCTGGAGTTGAGGTTAACCGCAAGATGTTGGCGGATTTGGCTGTAAATGATGAGCAGGCTTTCAAGCGCTTGGTTGATGTTGCTAAAGAGCAATTGGGCGCGTAAGAATTGCATTAAGCTTGGATCAACTCCCAGGTATTGACCTGGGATTGTTCCATTTTAGCCATAAGGAGTCTGGCAAGGATGAGTGACAGTTTTGCGCCGATGCAGGTGATCACAAGCGAGAATAACCCGAAGGTGAAGGCTGCTAAGAAGCTGTTGCGGAAGAAGGGGCGACTGCAGGCCCAACGCTGCCTCTTGGAAGGAACTCGTTTGGTGGAAGATGCGATCTTGTCCCAGGCAGAGATGGACACGGTGTTTGTTTCCGAAGAATTAGTGGGAACGGACGGCGGCGAAGAGTTTATTCAGCGGCTCAAGGCCAGCAGACCCAAGGTCCAGTGGTACCAAGTTCCCAGGGAGATTATCGCCGCCCTTTCGGAAACGAAAACTCCCCAGGGAGTTGTTGCCGTAGCGAAAATTCCCGAAGGAAGCCTGCGCCAGGCCCTTGAGGGACCCAATCCCTTGGTACTCATCGCAGATCAGGTGCGGGATCCCGGTAACCTTGGTACAATGATACGGACTGCGGCGGGAGCCGGTTGTACCGGTGTGGTCATGACCAAGGGTACCGTAGACCCTTTTAGCGGCAAAGTGCTTCGTTCCACCATGGGGTCTTTGTGGCGGATTCCCATTGCCTACGATATCGAGTATGAAGAGTTGTTAGAGCAGCTGCAGCAGGTGGGATGCTCCCTGGTGGTCGCCGATGCTCAAGGAAGGGTTCCCTATTTCGCTTCGGATTTTACCGGGTCCTGTGGGATTGTGATCGGCAATGAAGCCAAGGGCCCCAGTCCCCTCTTGAACCATCGGGCTGAGGCTGTGGTATCGATCCCATTGCATCACAATGTCGAATCCCTCAATGCTGCCGTGGCCGCTGCGGTGCTGCTCTTTGAGGCTGCCAAACAGCGACAGATAAAAACCCAGTAAGAGGTCTGCAGCCCAGCGCTGTGCTGGGCTGATCCACAGAGCCGCGGCCTTGTGCCGACCAAGGGGTTAGGTTTGATCCAGGTTCAACAATTGCTCGAGATAAATATCTAGCTCGCACATCTCCTTTTCGCCT
The DNA window shown above is from Bacillota bacterium and carries:
- a CDS encoding Lrp/AsnC family transcriptional regulator; translation: MAETFPELDELDFAIIRFLETDGRMPYTTIASELNVAESTVRKRITRLIDSKVLEIVAIPDPVKVGLGTVALIGVKIEGDDLQTAVEILQEKEMVRFIGVTTGTFDLMIGVTMDSNERLFDFVTHTLRKIPGVVGSQTSLILKVFKQRV
- a CDS encoding ABC transporter substrate-binding protein; this encodes MRKVQIVALVLAVVASFIPGVWAQESFRIGIAQITEHPALDAARAGFIDGMEELGYVAGENVQYDLYSAQGDMSIAQTIAQKLVIDDVDLILAIATPMAQTVANATDSIPILFTAVTDPVVAGLVDSIEEPGGNVTGTSDLTPVAEQLDLLAKLVPKAKRLGIVYNPGEANSVVQVDIAKAKAKELGLTVVEATANNSGAVFQAAQSLIGRVDAIYVPTDNTVASAMESLAVVAKHSKIPVVAGENDMARRGGLATLSIDYYELGLQTAKMAAKILQGQPPHSLPVEYTESESLLINLEMAREIGFTFPQEIMDAADEIIE
- a CDS encoding ABC transporter permease — encoded protein: MGLALLGTLEQGLVYGLMSLGVYITFRILDFPDLTVDGSFPLGAAVAAAGLVGGLHPALALGLAALAGAGAGAVTGVLHTRLRISGLLSGILTMTALYSINLRVMGGRPNVPLLRVVNLFDLVVDWGIDRRWAAVLVFFVFCLIGKLALDWFLHSQVGLAMRATGDNEQMLRSLGGSTDTMKLLGLTLANGFVGLSGGLVAAYQGFADVNLGQGMIVSGLASVIIGEVLIRPQTVYAATLGAVIGSIVYRLVIFIALRVGLAPTDLKLVTALLVVVALSGSNLRDILSKTKLARMAEGSAGNAEG
- a CDS encoding ATP-binding cassette domain-containing protein, producing the protein MLKVKGLVKRFNRGASEIAALNGVNLHLKPGEFVTVIGSNGAGKSTLLNAIAGVYPVDCGHIILDDEEITHRPEHRRACYLGRVFQDPAAGTAANMTIEENLSLAITKGTQRGLRRGLHQRQRKLFQEKLRVLDLGLENRLNDKVGLLSGGQRQALSLLMAVLVKPKLLLLDEHTAALDPKTATHILKLTEELIKQSNLTALMVTHNLEQALRVGSRTIMMHEGQIILDISGPKRTVMKVPDLLEQFNKVRGTDFVDDRALLA
- the thrS gene encoding threonine--tRNA ligase yields the protein MAAVLPDGTQMDLEPGQSVLDLAKKISPRLAKAAVAGRINGELVDLSRPVKDGDQVEIITQDSDEGLNILRHSTAHVMAQAVKRLYPEAKLAIGPAIDNGFYYDFEVDQPFSPEDLGKIEAEMNKIIKEDLAFSRREVPKDEALAQWQEAGERFKVELVEDLEDGSISIYSQGEFTDLCLGPHVPSTGCIKAFKLLNVAGAYWRGDSSHPMLQRIYGTAFWKKSELEEHLRRLEEAAKRDHRRLGRELDLFSMHDVGPGFPFLHPKGMALWRALEDFWRREHAKAGYVEIKTPIILNEKLWRQSGHWDHYRENMYFTEIDDQEFAIKPMNCPGAMLWYKTKAHSYRDFPLRVAEMGLVHRHELSGTLHGMMRVRCFHQDDAHIFMLPEQIQSEVSGVIDLIDRFYQVFGFNYSVELSTKPENAMGSDEIWELATDSLRKALEARGMEYSINEGDGAFYGPKIDFHLEDSLGRTWQCATIQLDFQMPERFDLTYVGSDGQEHRPVMVHRVVFGAVERFVGMLIEHFAGAFPVWLSPVQVKIIPVGDDFVDYAKGVADKLIDAGLRVEVDERNEKVGYKIRAAQLEKVPYMLVVGEREMNSETVSVRDRSKGDLGAIGVSEFLDRITQEIADKSM
- a CDS encoding translation initiation factor IF-3; this translates as MSKELRVNNQIRAREVRVIGADGQQLGIMAPRDALRLAAESGVDLVEVAPNAKPPVCRIMDYGKYKYEQAKKEREARKKQRVITVKEVRMTPKTDEHDFQVKARNAEKFLKNGDKVKVTVRFRGREIVHASLAKEQLERMAELVKEVAVIERAPKLEGRNMIMILAPKQN
- the rpmI gene encoding 50S ribosomal protein L35; this translates as MAKMKTHKGAAKRLGRTGTGKLKKNPSANRSHLLGHKSPKRKRQLRKAELVHQGEAKRLKRALPYW
- the rplT gene encoding 50S ribosomal protein L20 → MARVKGGTVTRRRHKKILKLAKGYYGRKSKIFRPANQQVMKSLQYAYDHRRRKKRDFRKLWIARINAASRMNGLSYSRFISGLKQAGVEVNRKMLADLAVNDEQAFKRLVDVAKEQLGA
- a CDS encoding RNA methyltransferase encodes the protein MSDSFAPMQVITSENNPKVKAAKKLLRKKGRLQAQRCLLEGTRLVEDAILSQAEMDTVFVSEELVGTDGGEEFIQRLKASRPKVQWYQVPREIIAALSETKTPQGVVAVAKIPEGSLRQALEGPNPLVLIADQVRDPGNLGTMIRTAAGAGCTGVVMTKGTVDPFSGKVLRSTMGSLWRIPIAYDIEYEELLEQLQQVGCSLVVADAQGRVPYFASDFTGSCGIVIGNEAKGPSPLLNHRAEAVVSIPLHHNVESLNAAVAAAVLLFEAAKQRQIKTQ